TGAAATTTACAAATGAAGAATTGAACGAAAAATCTGTAAAAGAGCTCAGAATAATAGCGAAACAGGTAGGGGTTACAGGATACTTTATAATGAAAAAGACGGAGCTGGTAGACAAAATTTTTAAAGCTATAAAAAATATTGAAGGTAGCGAAGAAAAAAAACCTATTAAAAGAGAGAGTGTAAAAGACGAATCTAAAACCAAGACTAAAGCACCCATAGATACCAAAAATTTGGAATTACTTCTTGATAAAGTTTCCGATGCTAAGATAGAATTAAAAAATACTCGAAAAAAAGAGGTTGTGAAACCATCAACTCAGGGTGAAATACAAACTCCAAAAGTTGAAGAGCCAAAAACTGTCCAGACGCCAGAGAACAACAACAATCTTCTAAAGAGCAAAGAAACAAACACCTTTCAGAAAAAAGAATTTTATACTTTTAAGGACAAGCAGTATCCACGTGATGACAAAAGAGACGATCTAGTAAGGTCAAAAGGAATACTGGATATCACACAAGATGGTTATGGGTTTTTAAGAGTAAAAAGTTACCGATCATCTCCAAATGATATTTACGTAGCCCCATCTCAGATAAGAAGATTTGATTTAATTCAGGGAGATGAAATTTCTGGCTTAACTAGACCTCCAAGGGATAGCGAAAGGTATTTTAGCTTAATCAAAATAGATCACATAAACGATCTTTTGCCAGAGGACCTGAGAAACAGAAAACATTTTGAATCGCTGACTCCTGTATTTCCTCATAAGCGCTTCAGGTTAGAGAGCTCATCAGAAGATGAATCTACAAGGATAATCGATCTTTTTACTCCAATTGGTAAGGGTCAAAGAGGTCTGATAGTCGCACCTCCAAAAGCTGGCAAGACAACACTTTTAAAGAAGATAGCACAATCAATAGAAATTAATCATCCAGACACTCATTTGATGGTAGTCCTGATTGATGAAAGACCAGAAGAGGTTACAGATTGGAAACGCTCAGTAAAAGGCGAGGTTATAAGCTCAACTTTTGATGAAGAGCAAGAAAATCACACAAGACTTTCTGAGCTGGCACTTGAAAGGGCAAAAAGGCTTGTCGAAACTGGCAAAGACGTTCTCATACTTATGGATTCGATCACAAGATTAACCAGAGCATACAACACTACGATACAGACCACTGGAAGAACCCTATCAGGCGGAATCGATGCATCTGCCATTCATAAACCAAAAAGATTTTTTGGTGCAGCAAGGTCGGTAGAGCAGGGCGGGAGCCTTACAATATTGGCTACATGTCTTGTAGAAACAGGCAGCAGGATGGACGACGTTATCTTCGAAGAATTTAAGGGAACTGGAAACTGGGAATTGATATTGGATAGAAAGCTCGCAGATAAGAGAATTTTCCCCGCATTCGATCTGAAAAAATCTAGCACTCGTAAAGAAGAACTTCTTTTGACACCCGAAGAGCTAAGAAAAATATGGCATCTTAGAAGGGTTCTTGCCTCCAGAGAGGGTAGCGACGTTACAGAACTTATTCTCGAATACATAAAGAAAACTAAAAATAATAAGGAATTCTTAGCCAAGATAGACGAAAGAGGAGCACAGTTTTAAAATAGTTTACCAATCAAATAAACTAAA
This genomic interval from Thermodesulfobium sp. 4217-1 contains the following:
- the rho gene encoding transcription termination factor Rho; this encodes MKFTNEELNEKSVKELRIIAKQVGVTGYFIMKKTELVDKIFKAIKNIEGSEEKKPIKRESVKDESKTKTKAPIDTKNLELLLDKVSDAKIELKNTRKKEVVKPSTQGEIQTPKVEEPKTVQTPENNNNLLKSKETNTFQKKEFYTFKDKQYPRDDKRDDLVRSKGILDITQDGYGFLRVKSYRSSPNDIYVAPSQIRRFDLIQGDEISGLTRPPRDSERYFSLIKIDHINDLLPEDLRNRKHFESLTPVFPHKRFRLESSSEDESTRIIDLFTPIGKGQRGLIVAPPKAGKTTLLKKIAQSIEINHPDTHLMVVLIDERPEEVTDWKRSVKGEVISSTFDEEQENHTRLSELALERAKRLVETGKDVLILMDSITRLTRAYNTTIQTTGRTLSGGIDASAIHKPKRFFGAARSVEQGGSLTILATCLVETGSRMDDVIFEEFKGTGNWELILDRKLADKRIFPAFDLKKSSTRKEELLLTPEELRKIWHLRRVLASREGSDVTELILEYIKKTKNNKEFLAKIDERGAQF